One genomic window of Hydra vulgaris chromosome 03, alternate assembly HydraT2T_AEP includes the following:
- the LOC136077686 gene encoding uncharacterized protein LOC136077686, whose product MNASLYTINCFKTSSSIPYQTQKDGTLYVAIVLLFISSVPNVLMNVYIIAMTFYSKDLHSSSNILMASTSFFDLLNGLFSFIPYAAILIMTFSKKHNCILYLVNQYAYNSFSTVSLIMVYVNSIDRYVAVFNPFFYHKYIKNNPRLYIKFACVTSSLFLLIGGLSFLTENKLLIHTIILFISPIFIVTVLYIHIRLYFRARFVRKVILAQVSGIFGFSEENRPKNKINRKKKICKELKTNKLTLMVCISTCIAHIPLFLLLFLWFSKPLSRKWDWTYNFNLWAHILTLMKSLINPIIYLNGSKSLRKGINRVWQST is encoded by the coding sequence ATGAATGCATCATTATacacaataaattgttttaaaacatcaagTTCTATTCCTTATCAGACTCAAAAAGATGGAACATTATACGTAGCCATTGTTTTACTTTTCATTTCGTCAGTACCAAATGTTTTAATGAATGTTTACATTATTGCTATGACGTTTTACTCCAAAGACTTGCATTCTTCTTCTAATATTTTAATGGCCAGTACGtcgttttttgatttgttaaatGGGCTATTTTCATTTATACCTTATGCAGCTATATTGATAATGACGTTTTCAAAGAAACATAACtgcattttatatttagttaatcaATACGCATATAATTCATTTAGCACTGTATCTTTAATAATGGTTTATGTTAATTCAATTGATCGTTACGTTGCTgtttttaatccttttttctatcataaatatataaaaaacaatccGCGTTTGTACATAAAGTTTGCTTGCGTTACTTCTAGTTTATTTTTGCTCATTGGTGGCTTGAGTTTTTTAACAGAGAATAAGTTATTAATTCATACGATAATACTATTCATCAGTCCAATATTTATTGTGACTGTTTTGTATATCCACATTCGATTATATTTCAGAGCAAGATTTGTTCGGAAAGTAATATTAGCTCAAGTGTCAGGTATTTTTGGCTTCTCAGAAGAAAATcggccaaaaaataaaataaatagaaaaaaaaagatctgcaaagaattaaaaacaaacaaattgaCGTTAATGGTATGTATATCTACATGTATTGCTCATATACCActatttttgcttttgtttttatggTTCTCTAAACCGCTATCTCGTAAATGGGACTGGACATATAACTTTAACTTATGGGCACATATACTGACATTAATGAAGTCTTTAATTAATCCAATTATTTACTTGAACGGATCAAAATCTTTGCGTAAAGGCATTAATCGGGTATGGCAATCTACGTAA